A genome region from Candidatus Microthrix parvicella Bio17-1 includes the following:
- a CDS encoding DNA-formamidopyrimidine glycosylase family protein: MELPEYEVIRRDLEREAGGKKIVSIEVHKKKLLVDTTAAALTEGTDGVKVSNVERLGPYLVFRLATGNAMVIRLGNGAWVRKNIPEKAKSKSRKTDSSPPRPEPEPDMVISFSQGKPIRLNDPENTSEVRLLAQDDLLGLPDAGNLGMDVVATPVSWVAFGDALLRRSGKLKSIMMDQSFLVGIGPIYSDEILYTAGLRFDRNPASLSAQEVRRLYRAVVETMHDAIKYGGTAVDDPPFEDLSGKTGGYGEYLAVYRKDGLMSPRARGPVVKRRYGHGWTYYCEQTQV; encoded by the coding sequence ATGGAACTTCCCGAGTACGAAGTGATTCGCAGAGACCTCGAGCGGGAGGCGGGCGGCAAGAAGATCGTCTCGATCGAGGTGCACAAGAAGAAGTTGTTGGTGGACACCACGGCCGCTGCACTCACCGAGGGAACCGATGGGGTCAAGGTGTCCAACGTGGAGCGGCTGGGCCCCTACCTGGTCTTTCGTCTTGCCACCGGCAATGCGATGGTGATCCGTTTGGGTAACGGCGCGTGGGTTCGCAAGAACATTCCGGAGAAGGCCAAGTCGAAAAGCCGCAAGACCGACTCGTCGCCGCCTCGACCCGAACCGGAACCGGACATGGTGATCTCGTTCAGCCAGGGAAAGCCGATCCGCCTGAACGATCCCGAGAACACCTCCGAGGTTCGCCTGCTGGCCCAGGACGATCTGTTGGGGTTGCCCGACGCCGGGAACCTGGGGATGGATGTGGTGGCGACGCCGGTGTCCTGGGTGGCCTTTGGCGACGCACTGCTGCGTCGCAGCGGCAAACTGAAATCGATCATGATGGACCAGAGCTTCTTGGTCGGCATCGGCCCGATCTACTCCGACGAGATCCTCTACACGGCGGGGCTTCGCTTCGACCGCAACCCGGCCTCGCTGTCGGCCCAAGAGGTGCGGCGGCTCTACCGGGCGGTGGTGGAGACGATGCACGACGCCATCAAGTACGGCGGCACGGCGGTTGACGACCCGCCGTTCGAGGATCTGTCGGGCAAAACCGGCGGATACGGCGAGTACCTGGCCGTGTACCGCAAGGACGGCCTGATGAGCCCCCGCGCCCGTGGGCCGGTCGTGAAGCGACGTTACGGTCACGGCTGGACCTATTACTGCGAGCAGACCCAGGTCTGA
- the rnc gene encoding ribonuclease III: MGKRRKVPTIDHSSEDRALSERLGYVFTDPVLLALALTHRSVLGQQGFAQSNERLEFLGDSVLGFVVSDALFRRRSDHSEGRLTRARSTLVNEATLTDLARTLELGRALRLSKGADLQGERNNGAVLADAMEAVLGAVYLDGGIIEARRVVMDLLSDVFDERLGAFDPKSRLQELAARLVVDLGERDGTDGADFMPDYTTVMSGLEHRREFSTTVKVLGQQFGPCTGTSKQQSEQAVAETALRTLESPERTL, translated from the coding sequence ATGGGAAAACGACGCAAGGTGCCAACCATCGACCACTCGTCGGAGGACCGCGCCCTGTCCGAACGCCTGGGCTACGTGTTCACCGATCCTGTGCTGCTGGCGCTGGCGCTGACACACCGTTCGGTTCTCGGTCAACAAGGCTTTGCCCAGTCCAACGAACGGTTGGAATTTCTCGGTGATTCGGTCCTGGGCTTCGTCGTGTCCGACGCGCTCTTCCGTCGCAGAAGTGATCATTCCGAGGGCCGACTCACCAGGGCCCGGTCCACGCTCGTCAACGAGGCCACGCTGACGGATCTGGCCCGCACGCTGGAACTTGGGAGGGCGCTGAGGCTGTCCAAGGGGGCCGATTTGCAAGGGGAGCGCAACAACGGTGCAGTTCTGGCCGACGCCATGGAGGCGGTGCTGGGGGCGGTCTATCTCGACGGTGGAATCATCGAGGCCCGCAGGGTGGTGATGGACCTGCTGAGCGACGTCTTTGATGAACGTCTGGGAGCCTTCGATCCCAAGTCAAGGCTGCAGGAACTGGCCGCACGGCTGGTTGTCGACCTGGGTGAACGTGACGGAACCGACGGGGCGGATTTCATGCCCGACTACACCACCGTCATGTCGGGTCTTGAACATCGGAGGGAATTCAGCACTACCGTCAAGGTGCTCGGTCAACAGTTCGGACCTTGCACCGGCACATCGAAACAACAGTCCGAACAGGCGGTGGCGGAGACCGCCCTCAGGACGCTGGAGTCCCCTGAGCGAACCCTCTAG
- a CDS encoding acyl carrier protein, with protein sequence MPAETHMERQSLDRDAVLQLVREQLADILEGDADTIAEDDRFAEDLRADSLALVELVELIEDELAERSCAVLFDDEDLVDLLTVRDAVDYVMARMDS encoded by the coding sequence GTGCCCGCCGAGACACACATGGAACGCCAGTCGCTTGATCGTGATGCCGTGCTGCAACTCGTCAGGGAGCAACTGGCCGACATCCTGGAGGGCGACGCCGACACCATCGCTGAGGACGACCGGTTCGCCGAGGACCTGAGGGCCGACAGCCTGGCCCTGGTGGAACTGGTTGAGCTGATCGAGGACGAGCTCGCCGAACGATCCTGCGCAGTGCTCTTCGACGATGAAGACCTGGTGGACCTGCTGACCGTTCGTGATGCAGTCGACTACGTCATGGCCCGGATGGACTCCTGA
- a CDS encoding crotonase/enoyl-CoA hydratase family protein, whose protein sequence is MNLGIRTVDRTLVVTINRPERRNAIDGPTADDLHRTFVGFDADDTLDVAVLAGANGTFCAGADLHAIAEGNGNRVAGDLSEPAPLGCTRLELNKPVIAAVEGFAVAGGLELALWCDLRVAASDATFGVYCRRFGVPLIDGGTVRLPRLVGHSRAMDMILTGRSVSGSEAGAWGLANRVCEPGEALDEAIELATSLSALPQTCLRNDRRSCNEQWGLGLGAALANETRLGLDTLRSGESLAGAGRFAAGAGRGGTPAGAAERGEAQPKR, encoded by the coding sequence ATGAACCTGGGTATCCGCACCGTCGACCGCACGCTGGTGGTCACCATCAACCGGCCCGAGCGCCGCAACGCCATCGATGGCCCGACGGCGGACGATTTGCATCGGACGTTCGTCGGCTTCGATGCCGACGACACACTCGATGTGGCGGTGTTGGCCGGTGCGAACGGAACGTTCTGCGCAGGCGCCGACCTGCACGCCATCGCCGAGGGCAACGGCAACCGGGTCGCCGGAGACCTGTCGGAACCGGCTCCGCTGGGCTGCACCCGGCTGGAGCTGAACAAGCCGGTGATCGCGGCGGTGGAGGGCTTTGCCGTCGCCGGAGGGTTGGAGCTGGCCCTGTGGTGCGACCTGCGGGTGGCGGCGAGCGACGCCACCTTCGGGGTGTACTGCCGACGCTTCGGCGTGCCGCTGATCGATGGCGGGACGGTTCGCCTTCCCCGGCTGGTCGGGCACAGCCGCGCCATGGACATGATTCTCACCGGTCGGAGCGTGTCCGGCAGCGAGGCCGGCGCGTGGGGTCTCGCCAACCGGGTCTGCGAGCCGGGTGAGGCGTTGGACGAGGCGATCGAGCTGGCCACGTCGTTGTCGGCGTTGCCTCAGACATGTCTGAGGAACGACCGAAGGTCGTGCAACGAACAATGGGGCCTCGGGCTTGGAGCTGCCCTGGCCAACGAGACTCGGCTGGGGTTGGACACGTTGCGCAGCGGCGAGTCGTTGGCGGGTGCCGGTCGCTTCGCCGCCGGCGCCGGCCGAGGAGGGACTCCCGCCGGGGCAGCCGAACGAGGTGAGGCCCAACCCAAGCGGTAG
- the rpmF gene encoding 50S ribosomal protein L32: MAVPKRKTSKAKSRSRRASNWRLESAPRSLCDRCNTPKRPHAVCSNCGWYHGRQAIEVS; encoded by the coding sequence ATGGCTGTTCCCAAGCGCAAGACCTCCAAGGCGAAGAGCCGCAGCCGTCGGGCCTCCAACTGGCGCCTCGAGTCGGCACCCCGGTCGCTGTGCGATCGCTGCAACACCCCGAAGCGCCCCCACGCCGTGTGTAGTAACTGCGGTTGGTACCACGGCCGTCAGGCCATCGAGGTCAGCTAG
- a CDS encoding YceD family protein, producing MPVAELRRRVGNVDEVDAEVALAGAEVIGTRLVDGTEARVKLRLEALSDGVVIGGSAEAEWTGECRRCLEPVSGVTNGEIDEVARPYPLDGELGIEDDRIDVTEAVRAAVVLGLPLAPLCREDCAGPDPEGHPVTVADDADDGPAETEERPPDPRWAALAEVHPDR from the coding sequence GTGCCCGTCGCCGAGCTGCGACGCCGGGTGGGGAATGTGGACGAGGTGGATGCCGAGGTGGCACTGGCCGGCGCCGAGGTCATCGGCACCCGGCTGGTGGACGGCACCGAGGCACGCGTCAAGCTTCGGTTGGAGGCGCTGTCCGATGGTGTGGTGATCGGCGGGTCGGCGGAGGCGGAGTGGACGGGGGAGTGCCGCCGTTGCCTGGAGCCGGTATCGGGGGTGACCAATGGTGAGATCGACGAGGTGGCGCGGCCCTACCCACTGGACGGCGAGTTGGGGATCGAGGACGATCGAATCGACGTCACCGAGGCGGTCCGAGCGGCCGTGGTTCTCGGGTTGCCGCTGGCACCGCTGTGTCGCGAGGACTGTGCCGGACCCGATCCAGAGGGGCACCCGGTGACCGTCGCCGACGATGCAGATGACGGGCCCGCCGAGACCGAGGAGCGCCCTCCCGACCCTCGATGGGCGGCGTTGGCAGAGGTTCACCCCGACCGCTGA
- the coaD gene encoding pantetheine-phosphate adenylyltransferase: protein MTTVLYPGSFDPIHNGHVEIVETASRLFDRVVVATLYNPQKHSGLFDLAERSALIEASLDHLDNVSVTSFSSLVVDLAREVKADFIVKGLRAVSDFESELQMAQTNTTISGVDTLFIPSASSHSFLASKLIREIARFSGDITAMVPPAVAEALQHKFADSNEENPT, encoded by the coding sequence GTGACCACGGTGCTCTATCCCGGCTCGTTCGATCCCATCCACAACGGACACGTGGAGATCGTCGAAACCGCCTCCCGGCTCTTTGATCGGGTGGTGGTCGCCACCCTGTACAACCCCCAGAAGCACTCGGGGCTGTTCGACCTGGCCGAGCGGAGCGCACTGATCGAGGCCAGCCTGGATCACCTCGACAACGTGTCGGTCACCAGCTTCTCCAGCCTGGTGGTGGACCTGGCACGAGAGGTGAAGGCCGACTTCATTGTGAAGGGGCTGCGTGCCGTTTCGGATTTTGAATCCGAGCTGCAGATGGCCCAGACCAACACCACCATCTCTGGCGTGGACACCCTGTTCATCCCATCCGCCAGCTCACATTCATTCCTGGCATCCAAACTGATCCGAGAGATCGCCCGCTTCAGTGGCGATATCACGGCGATGGTGCCCCCGGCGGTTGCCGAGGCGCTCCAGCACAAATTCGCCGATTCGAACGAGGAGAACCCCACATGA
- the rsmD gene encoding 16S rRNA (guanine(966)-N(2))-methyltransferase RsmD: MRVVAGSAAGRRLEAPPGSGTRPTGDRVREATFNSLGSLGLVQDATMVDLFAGSGALGIEALSRGASELTFVERDARAVRVVRANLATVGLTEPAEVVRAEALAFLESTTRTWDVALLDPPYAWDGWDRLWAALTTEWAVVERDVETEAPKGWTLQRARRYGGTWVSVLYRDAP; encoded by the coding sequence ATGAGGGTGGTCGCTGGGTCTGCGGCGGGTCGCCGCCTGGAGGCGCCACCCGGGTCGGGAACCCGCCCGACGGGCGACCGGGTGCGCGAAGCCACCTTCAACTCGTTGGGTTCCCTGGGTCTGGTGCAGGACGCCACTATGGTCGACCTGTTCGCTGGCAGCGGTGCGCTCGGTATCGAAGCGCTGTCCAGGGGCGCAAGCGAGCTGACGTTCGTCGAACGGGACGCCAGGGCCGTGCGGGTGGTGCGGGCCAACCTGGCCACCGTCGGGCTGACCGAGCCGGCCGAGGTGGTGCGCGCTGAGGCGCTCGCCTTTCTCGAATCGACGACCCGAACCTGGGATGTGGCGCTCCTCGACCCGCCTTACGCGTGGGACGGGTGGGATCGGCTGTGGGCGGCTTTGACCACCGAGTGGGCGGTTGTGGAACGAGACGTGGAGACCGAGGCCCCCAAGGGGTGGACGCTTCAGCGGGCCCGCCGCTACGGCGGTACCTGGGTGTCGGTGCTCTACCGAGATGCTCCGTGA
- a CDS encoding 50S ribosomal protein L11 methyltransferase produces MCDLTGPTPVQLSLRLADERGDGVEALVWGGLIENLILPDGISEQAADPGVTEWVISWLDPPPDRAIERLVKALRGMGATEISLTTVALDVGLDGWREHAREWTVGPFVVRPPWVEPTSGDETTEAAIDLVIDPGAVFGSGSHQSTRMALELLSARFDGAKVGVPLVVPDEVIDVGSGSGVLGIAAALLGAGVVRLVELDPAGERVGLANAAANGVADRVRWAGTDVAKLDAPEGEAARLVLANLLIGEHESVAPSVRRMAAGGGTVIVAGILEHQEDRLLAALAPTVPLKRLVEPSETDPTVAWVALTLLVTDPHADRALGERA; encoded by the coding sequence ATGTGTGACCTGACCGGACCCACCCCGGTGCAACTGAGCCTGAGGCTGGCCGACGAGCGCGGTGACGGCGTTGAAGCTCTGGTGTGGGGCGGGTTGATCGAGAACCTGATCCTGCCAGACGGGATCTCGGAACAGGCGGCCGACCCTGGCGTCACCGAATGGGTGATCAGCTGGCTTGATCCGCCCCCCGACCGGGCGATCGAGCGCCTGGTGAAGGCGTTACGTGGGATGGGTGCCACTGAGATCTCGTTGACGACCGTGGCCCTCGATGTCGGGCTGGACGGGTGGCGTGAACATGCCCGGGAGTGGACGGTCGGACCGTTTGTGGTGCGACCGCCGTGGGTGGAGCCAACGTCGGGTGATGAAACCACCGAAGCGGCAATCGACCTGGTGATCGACCCGGGCGCCGTATTCGGCTCGGGCTCGCACCAGAGCACGCGTATGGCTCTGGAACTGCTCTCAGCACGATTCGACGGTGCGAAAGTCGGCGTTCCGCTGGTGGTGCCGGACGAAGTGATCGATGTCGGCAGCGGTTCCGGCGTGCTCGGCATCGCCGCCGCTTTGCTGGGTGCGGGCGTGGTGCGGTTGGTGGAGTTGGACCCGGCCGGCGAGCGGGTGGGCCTGGCAAACGCCGCCGCCAACGGGGTGGCCGATCGGGTGCGTTGGGCGGGAACCGATGTTGCCAAGCTGGATGCCCCGGAAGGTGAGGCCGCCCGGTTGGTGCTGGCCAACCTGCTGATTGGCGAGCACGAGTCGGTGGCCCCGTCGGTGCGACGAATGGCCGCCGGGGGTGGCACGGTCATCGTGGCGGGGATATTGGAGCATCAAGAGGATCGGTTGCTGGCCGCCCTGGCGCCGACGGTCCCCCTGAAGCGTTTGGTTGAGCCATCCGAGACCGACCCGACCGTCGCCTGGGTGGCCCTGACCCTGCTGGTTACCGACCCTCACGCTGATCGAGCCTTGGGGGAGCGCGCATGA
- a CDS encoding potassium channel family protein, with protein MIANIVLVVVGAVLVLVAFTDLVNTLVTTSSSTSRFADRWPSRVVAKIGFRLVRAMAERIPQDRPIRERLLATYGPFLLLVLLTLWVSLQVVGFGMIWAGVGGVKGVDSVLSSIYYSGVSFFTIGFGDAVPVEFVSRFGVLVEGFAGVVTTALVIGYLPTLYGAYSDREQILMTIDDGSGDRITPTSLMKAWAPDGDPAKLDARFAEWERWAAAVAETHGSAPMLRLFRSHDRRQNWITALGLLSDVAVQSQMVVGASNGSSYWFLRRAETLFRQMTVRADLGPWRAETRLTPVERDLMFRELYDELEQHGFELLPYDLCVEEGTKLRAMYAPSMEFLIDTMLCPRGFWAPQSMVQPMPSPDRP; from the coding sequence ATGATCGCCAACATCGTCTTGGTGGTTGTCGGGGCCGTGTTGGTACTGGTGGCGTTCACCGACCTGGTGAACACCCTGGTGACGACGTCGTCCTCCACGTCCCGCTTCGCCGACCGGTGGCCCTCCCGCGTCGTTGCCAAGATTGGGTTCCGTCTCGTCCGCGCCATGGCGGAGCGCATACCTCAGGACAGGCCGATTCGAGAGCGCCTACTCGCCACGTATGGCCCTTTCCTGCTGCTGGTGTTGTTGACCCTGTGGGTATCCCTCCAGGTCGTGGGCTTCGGCATGATCTGGGCAGGCGTTGGCGGCGTGAAGGGTGTCGACTCGGTACTGAGCTCGATCTACTACTCCGGGGTCTCGTTCTTTACCATCGGCTTCGGCGATGCCGTTCCGGTCGAGTTTGTTTCCCGTTTCGGCGTTTTGGTCGAGGGCTTCGCAGGCGTGGTGACCACGGCGCTCGTCATCGGCTATCTGCCGACGCTGTATGGCGCGTACTCCGACCGGGAACAAATTTTGATGACCATCGACGATGGCTCCGGCGACCGCATCACCCCAACCAGCTTGATGAAGGCGTGGGCACCCGACGGCGACCCGGCCAAGCTCGACGCCCGCTTTGCCGAGTGGGAGCGCTGGGCCGCTGCCGTCGCCGAGACCCACGGTTCGGCACCCATGCTGCGCCTGTTCCGCAGCCACGACCGACGGCAAAACTGGATCACCGCTCTGGGTTTGCTTTCGGACGTCGCCGTGCAGTCGCAAATGGTCGTTGGTGCATCCAACGGGTCGTCGTACTGGTTTCTGCGGCGGGCCGAGACGCTCTTTCGCCAGATGACCGTTCGAGCAGACCTGGGGCCCTGGCGTGCCGAGACGCGTCTGACCCCGGTGGAGCGCGACCTGATGTTTCGGGAACTCTACGACGAGCTTGAGCAGCACGGCTTCGAGCTGTTGCCCTACGACCTGTGCGTCGAGGAGGGGACCAAGCTGCGAGCCATGTACGCCCCGTCCATGGAGTTCCTCATCGATACGATGCTGTGTCCGCGAGGGTTCTGGGCCCCACAAAGCATGGTGCAGCCCATGCCGAGCCCCGACAGACCATGA
- a CDS encoding CopG family transcriptional regulator: MTDRNYGHTESGAPITDQMIERLADEAEAGFDVDEILARRGKRGRPRLGSAPSTVESVRLDPQLKQRLATRAKDEGVPVSEVIREALRQHLSAS, encoded by the coding sequence ATGACAGATCGCAACTACGGACACACCGAGTCAGGCGCTCCCATCACCGACCAAATGATCGAACGGCTGGCAGACGAAGCGGAAGCCGGCTTTGACGTCGATGAGATCCTTGCTCGCCGGGGCAAGCGCGGGCGCCCGCGACTCGGGTCGGCGCCGTCGACGGTCGAGTCCGTGAGACTCGACCCCCAGTTGAAGCAGCGGCTCGCAACCCGCGCCAAGGACGAAGGGGTGCCGGTCTCCGAAGTGATCCGCGAAGCGCTCCGCCAACACCTTTCCGCAAGTTGA
- a CDS encoding S-layer homology domain-containing protein has product MPSNSYYNLAVGWLVEAGITSGVAPGKFAPTATVTRGQMAVFLWASAGSPQPAGGHSFTDVKPGVYYEQAVIWLVGEGITSGVAPGKFAPSAKVTRAQMAVFLWAAAGSPSVEGTHDFTDLNAGSYYEGPVTWLVGEGITSGVAPGKYGPTRPVTRAQVAVFLHASACTKAPVGTSIAAGDSSSCVLNDDQTVACWGLNAEGQLGDGTTTNRLAPTQVPGLTSTISLTAGRSHSCALKAHGTVACWGSNDSGQLGDGTTTNRLEPTLVLGLSGVLAIDAGDSHTCAVKRDAKVACWGFNYYGQLGDGTTTNRLTPTPVVGLSGVSATALGSGHSCALKDDGQVACWGGNYNGQLGDGTTTSRLTPTPVAGLTEVLTIAAGARHSCALNVEGTVACWGDNDRGQLGDGTTAESLTPTPLAGMSGMTGLALGSQHSCASKQNGGMACWGDNGFGQIGDGTWTNDRLTPATVVGLSEFSELTAGESHSCVLKIDGTKVCWGGNEFGQLGEGTTIFRLKPPVWLTGVASIATAGHQSCALKINSTVACWGSGTLGVERAAVPIDGLSGVTAITAGWSSMSQLAHFCALIDNGAVACWGDNNWGQLGDGSQIKKWTPSLVVGLSDATAITAGESHSCALKETGTVACWGLNDGGHIGDGTYATSPRLTATSVVTLSDVRAITAGSDHTCALKATGTVACWGLNQNGQLGNGTIPDPVGVSGSGTPVSVSGLSGVTMIDAGRNQTCAVLDTGTVECWGTSGSIFGSTPVPEPVPVINLTGATSVAAGGNHSCALQGDGNPACWGWNGDGQLGDGSTNPRSVPAPVDALHGVQSIDSGIDHSCALKVDGSVACWGNNLWGQLGVGDLWGSPQWSPTLAVES; this is encoded by the coding sequence GTGCCATCGAACTCCTACTACAACCTGGCAGTCGGCTGGCTGGTGGAAGCCGGGATCACCTCCGGTGTCGCACCCGGCAAATTCGCGCCGACCGCAACGGTCACCCGAGGCCAGATGGCCGTGTTCCTATGGGCCTCAGCAGGTTCACCGCAACCAGCCGGAGGCCACAGCTTCACCGACGTCAAACCGGGCGTCTATTACGAACAGGCGGTTATCTGGCTGGTCGGCGAAGGAATCACCTCCGGTGTCGCACCGGGCAAATTCGCGCCGTCCGCGAAGGTCACCCGCGCACAGATGGCGGTGTTCTTGTGGGCCGCAGCAGGTTCACCAAGCGTGGAAGGCACCCACGACTTCACAGACCTGAACGCAGGCTCCTATTACGAGGGGCCGGTCACCTGGCTGGTCGGCGAAGGAATCACCTCCGGTGTCGCACCGGGCAAATACGGCCCGACCCGGCCCGTCACCAGAGCCCAAGTGGCCGTGTTCCTCCACGCCTCCGCGTGCACAAAAGCGCCTGTGGGCACCTCGATAGCAGCCGGAGACAGCTCCTCGTGCGTGTTGAACGATGACCAGACGGTTGCGTGCTGGGGGCTCAACGCTGAGGGACAACTGGGGGATGGGACCACCACCAACCGCCTGGCGCCAACTCAGGTTCCGGGCCTGACCTCGACCATTTCGCTCACGGCCGGTAGATCGCACTCTTGCGCCTTGAAGGCACACGGCACTGTGGCCTGCTGGGGAAGTAACGACAGCGGTCAGTTGGGGGATGGCACCACCACCAACCGGCTGGAACCAACCCTTGTGCTCGGCCTCTCGGGAGTGCTGGCAATTGACGCCGGCGACTCCCACACTTGCGCCGTGAAACGCGATGCCAAGGTGGCTTGCTGGGGCTTCAACTACTATGGCCAGTTGGGAGATGGCACCACGACAAACCGACTGACACCAACTCCGGTGGTCGGCCTCTCCGGCGTCTCCGCAACCGCTCTTGGCTCTGGACATTCTTGTGCCCTGAAAGACGACGGGCAAGTGGCCTGCTGGGGCGGCAACTACAACGGACAACTAGGAGATGGCACCACTACAAGCCGACTGACACCAACTCCGGTGGCAGGCCTCACTGAGGTCCTCACGATTGCCGCCGGGGCACGGCATTCATGTGCCCTCAACGTCGAGGGAACGGTGGCGTGTTGGGGGGACAACGATCGTGGCCAGTTAGGCGACGGGACAACGGCCGAGTCGCTAACGCCAACGCCGCTGGCAGGCATGTCGGGGATGACCGGACTCGCCCTCGGCAGTCAGCACTCGTGCGCCTCCAAGCAGAATGGGGGGATGGCCTGCTGGGGCGACAACGGCTTTGGTCAAATTGGTGATGGCACCTGGACTAATGATCGCCTGACACCTGCAACCGTCGTTGGATTGTCTGAGTTCTCAGAGTTGACCGCTGGTGAATCCCACTCGTGTGTCCTCAAGATCGACGGAACAAAGGTCTGTTGGGGGGGAAACGAGTTCGGGCAGTTGGGTGAAGGGACCACGATCTTTCGTTTAAAGCCACCGGTGTGGCTGACAGGAGTTGCTTCCATCGCCACGGCCGGGCATCAGTCGTGTGCTTTGAAGATCAACAGTACCGTTGCTTGCTGGGGATCAGGGACGCTCGGAGTCGAGCGTGCGGCAGTTCCCATCGATGGATTGTCGGGAGTTACGGCAATCACGGCAGGGTGGTCATCCATGTCTCAACTCGCCCACTTCTGCGCACTAATCGACAACGGAGCTGTGGCGTGTTGGGGGGACAACAATTGGGGCCAATTGGGTGATGGCAGCCAAATCAAGAAATGGACACCATCACTGGTGGTCGGGCTCTCTGACGCTACTGCGATCACCGCAGGTGAAAGCCACAGCTGCGCACTCAAAGAGACGGGCACGGTAGCCTGCTGGGGCCTCAACGATGGCGGCCATATTGGAGACGGCACCTATGCCACCAGTCCGCGGTTAACAGCAACGAGTGTGGTTACGCTTTCCGATGTTCGAGCAATTACTGCTGGTTCTGACCATACCTGTGCGCTGAAAGCAACTGGCACGGTAGCCTGTTGGGGACTCAATCAAAACGGGCAACTCGGAAATGGGACCATCCCAGACCCCGTGGGGGTGAGTGGCAGCGGGACTCCCGTGTCAGTTTCGGGCCTGTCAGGAGTGACGATGATCGATGCCGGCAGGAACCAAACCTGCGCAGTACTCGACACGGGCACCGTTGAATGCTGGGGGACGTCTGGCTCTATATTTGGTAGCACTCCGGTGCCGGAACCCGTGCCAGTGATCAACTTAACAGGAGCCACTTCAGTAGCTGCTGGAGGTAATCATTCCTGCGCGTTGCAAGGTGATGGTAACCCGGCGTGCTGGGGGTGGAACGGCGACGGTCAGCTGGGCGATGGATCCACCAACCCTCGGTCGGTCCCGGCACCGGTAGATGCGCTGCACGGAGTGCAATCCATCGATTCGGGAATTGACCATTCTTGTGCACTTAAAGTCGATGGCTCAGTAGCCTGTTGGGGAAACAATCTCTGGGGTCAGCTCGGCGTCGGAGATCTCTGGGGTTCTCCACAGTGGTCTCCAACGCTCGCTGTAGAGTCCTAA